The genomic window TATTTTGTACCATGGTTCATTTTTTCTAAGGCTTCTTGGGTGCATATTGATACCAATGCATACAATATTTTTAGCGCCTTTTACGCCTATGTAAGCTGCTGCCTTATGAAAAATAATTTCATCTTTCGTACGTGTGCCTTCTGGGAAAATTAATAAATTTTCACCACCTTTTAAAACATCTACGCTTTTTTGTAAAAATTCCTCGTTATTTGTGTTTGGTATGTAGTTGCAAGCCCTAATAGCTGCAAATAAAAATATATTTTTGCCAAGCTCACCCTTTACGATGCAGTTTATTCTTTTAAATTTTGAAACCAAGAAGACCACATCAAGAAGCGAAGGGTGATTTGCTATAACTAAATTTGATCCGCTATTTAACTCGTTAAACTCAAATTTATAGTCCAGACACCCACAATTTTTAACAACTTTTATAAAAAATCCCCAAGAAATTCTAACTAGATCACGGCATAAATTTTGCACAAAATTAAATTTATTTAGCCCCAAAAGTACTACTGGCACAAGCAGTAAATCTCCACTTATGCAAATAATCGCAAAAAATAAAAAGAAAGATCCGGTTCTTAAAATTTTAAGGCTCATAGCTAAAATTCCAAGATGAAGAATAACTACAACTTTGCCAGCTTTTTGATATTTTTGGATCAAAATTTACAATAAAGCTTTTTAATAAATTCCCGCAAATTTCTTTTTCTTTTTTAGCTCTTTTTAGAGTTAAAACTCTCTCATTTTTTGCCTTTGAGACAATAAGAGCGAGCATAAATGACGGTTTTTTCTCATCAAAATAACTCTGCTTTATCGACTCATGATAGGCAAGTATTAGCACCTTTTCATATCCGTCATTTAGCCTTAAAAACGCAGCTTGCAGCGCATCTTCGACTGGACTAAAAGAGGAAATGGCTAAAATTTCATTGTGATTTTTAGCTTCTATACTAAGAAGTGACGAGATAGCATTATGCACCGAAAGTGAAAACGAAGTAGGCGAAACTGGCTCAGCTTTTGCCAGTGTAGTCTCTAGCTCAAAGCAGCGATTTATCTCTCCTTCATATGAGCTAAAAATAACTGGCATATCAAGCTTATTAAAGCCACTAAGCAAGCTAAAAGCGCACTTTGCAGCACTACTTAGCCTTCTTCTTTGAATCGGTGGAATTTTTGCTAGATCAAATTCTTTTTTGTATCTAGCCAGATCCTCGCCGACATCGCCATAAGCTATCGCATCAAAAAAATCAACTTGAAATTTCATTATTTCGCGATATCACCTTTTAGAGTAACGCCAGACATCAAAGCACCGCTTCCGCACTGAAACTGAGTTTTTGAGTTAAATGGCTGTTTTTTGTAATAACCAGTTAGATTTACAACCTTTGTGCCACCTTCTTTTAATGCTCTTTCTTGGAAAGTCTTTAAGGCCGAAAGAAGTGCGATTTGGCATGCCTCTTCATCACTTTTATTAAAACCATTTGTCTTTTTATTTGATGTTAGGTCTTTTACAATTACCTGTCCGCTATAGCCTGTGCCAAAGCTTATACTTACATTTGGAAGTAAGAAATTTTTAGCTTTTGGACCATTTAGAAAATCAAGTGAGTGATATTTCACATCATCTCTTGCATTAAGGCTTGTAGCAAATGCCAAAATGGCAACTAATGAAACTAATTTTTTCATATTTATCCTTTTTAAAAAATGTTTTTAACTCTTTTAAATATCAAAGATGTATTTACACCACCAAATGCAAAGTTATTGCTCATAACAAAGTCCGTTTTTATCGGAGTTGGCTCTTTTAAATAGTTTAGCTTTGCACACTCGGGATCGATCACGTTTAAATTTATAGTTGGGAAAAACAGCTCTTCTCTCATCATCATAATAGAGGCGATCGCTTCTAGCCCTCCACAAGCGCCAAGCGTATGGCCAAGATAGCTTTTAAGCGAGCTAATGGCGATATCCTCTCCAAAAAGCTCGTTTGTAGCGATACTCTCAGCTATGTCGCCATGCTTTGTCGCAGTCGCATGAGCATTTACGTAACCTACGCTTTTTGGTTCTAGTTTTGCGTCACGAAGAGCTAAGCTCATCGCCGCTCTCATCGTGGCACTTTGTGGTCTAGTGATGTGTGTGCCATCACACGTTGAGCCAAAGCCAACGACCTCAGCGTAAATTTTAGCTCCTCTTTTTAATGCACTCTCTTCACTTTCAAGTAACAAAAATCCAGCTCCCTCGCCAAGCACCAAGCCATCTCTATCTTTTTCAAACGGCGTTGGGCTCAAATTTGGTGTGCTATTTTTTACACTAGTCGCGTAAAGCTTGTCAAAGACGTATGCCTCGCTCACACAAAGCTCCTCAGCCCCGCCAGCTAGCATCATATCTATGCTACCATTTTTTATGCTCTCGTATGCGTAGCCAATGGCGTGCGAGCCGCTCGTGCAGGCCGATGACGTCGGGATTATACGTCCTTTTAGCGAGTAAAAAAGCGCGATATTTGCCGCTGTGGTGTGAGGCATCATTTTTATGTAGGTATTTGCGTTAAAGCCGCTATCCATGTCCAAAACTAGCTTTGCCATGTCAAGGATAGAGTCTGTACTGCCAGTACTTGAGCC from Campylobacter concisus includes these protein-coding regions:
- a CDS encoding lysophospholipid acyltransferase family protein → MIQKYQKAGKVVVILHLGILAMSLKILRTGSFFLFFAIICISGDLLLVPVVLLGLNKFNFVQNLCRDLVRISWGFFIKVVKNCGCLDYKFEFNELNSGSNLVIANHPSLLDVVFLVSKFKRINCIVKGELGKNIFLFAAIRACNYIPNTNNEEFLQKSVDVLKGGENLLIFPEGTRTKDEIIFHKAAAYIGVKGAKNIVCIGINMHPRSLRKNEPWYKIPDEKIKYHFKEMKNFDVDMFLKDRPSPVRARAMHDEISKIYKEEFGERAS
- a CDS encoding beta-ketoacyl synthase chain length factor, which produces MKFQVDFFDAIAYGDVGEDLARYKKEFDLAKIPPIQRRRLSSAAKCAFSLLSGFNKLDMPVIFSSYEGEINRCFELETTLAKAEPVSPTSFSLSVHNAISSLLSIEAKNHNEILAISSFSPVEDALQAAFLRLNDGYEKVLILAYHESIKQSYFDEKKPSFMLALIVSKAKNERVLTLKRAKKEKEICGNLLKSFIVNFDPKISKSWQSCSYSSSWNFSYEP
- a CDS encoding beta-ketoacyl-ACP synthase, whose amino-acid sequence is MRVFVTGIGAVSAFGNSWEEMRAKFLEGKNAVRYMSEWESCKDLNTRLAAPIIDYKYPQEWDRKQLRSLGKVSCYSVHAAGLALKDAGLLKGDELNESNLDPSVQDGRMGVASGSSTGSTDSILDMAKLVLDMDSGFNANTYIKMMPHTTAANIALFYSLKGRIIPTSSACTSGSHAIGYAYESIKNGSIDMMLAGGAEELCVSEAYVFDKLYATSVKNSTPNLSPTPFEKDRDGLVLGEGAGFLLLESEESALKRGAKIYAEVVGFGSTCDGTHITRPQSATMRAAMSLALRDAKLEPKSVGYVNAHATATKHGDIAESIATNELFGEDIAISSLKSYLGHTLGACGGLEAIASIMMMREELFFPTINLNVIDPECAKLNYLKEPTPIKTDFVMSNNFAFGGVNTSLIFKRVKNIF